In Alcaligenes faecalis, the sequence CTCCAGCTCCGGGAAAGCGGCGATGAAATTGTCGTACTCATTGCCGATTTCCAGTACCAGCACGCCTTCGGGCGACAGGAAGTTGGGGGCCGCTTCCAGAATGCGACGCACCAGGTCCATACCGTCATCACCACCAGCCAGGGCCAGTTGGGGCTCGTGCTGGTATTCCTTGGGCAGGTTCTGCATGGACTGCTCATTCACATAGGGCGGGTTGCAAATGATCAGGTCGTAGGCGGTTTGCGGCAATTGATCCAGCAGATCGCTCTTGTACAGGCTCATGCGATCGTTCAGCTCAAAGGCATCGATGTTCGACTGGGCCACTTCCAGTGCGGCGTCCGACAGATCCACGGCATCAACTTGGGCTTGCGGGAAAGCCAGCGCCGTCAAAATAGCCAGGCAGCCCGAGCCGGTGCACAAATCCAGGGCGTTGTAGATGGCGTCCGGGTCGGCAATCCAGGGTTGCAGCTGCTCGGCCAGCAATTCAGCAATGGGAGAGCGCGGCACAATGGTGTCGGCGGTGACACGGAAGCGATGGCCTTGCAGCCAGGCTTCGCCGGTCAGGTAGGCGGCGGGCACGCGCTCGTTGCAGCGGCGTGCGACCAGGGCCAGATAGGCGGCGCGCTCGGACTCCAGCACGGTGGCGTCCAGATACGGGTCCAGCGTGTCCAGGGGCAGATGCAGGGTGTGCAGCAGCAGATACGCAGCCTCGTCCCAGGCATTGTCACTGCCGTGACCAAAGGCCAACTGACAGCGGTTGAACTGGCTGACGGACCAGCGCAACAAGTCGCGCACGGTGC encodes:
- the prmB gene encoding 50S ribosomal protein L3 N(5)-glutamine methyltransferase translates to MLSPCIDNSSLLEAQQELRTVRDLLRWSVSQFNRCQLAFGHGSDNAWDEAAYLLLHTLHLPLDTLDPYLDATVLESERAAYLALVARRCNERVPAAYLTGEAWLQGHRFRVTADTIVPRSPIAELLAEQLQPWIADPDAIYNALDLCTGSGCLAILTALAFPQAQVDAVDLSDAALEVAQSNIDAFELNDRMSLYKSDLLDQLPQTAYDLIICNPPYVNEQSMQNLPKEYQHEPQLALAGGDDGMDLVRRILEAAPNFLSPEGVLVLEIGNEYDNFIAAFPELEPIWLSTETAEDQILLLSREQLAL